TTCTTTGACAATATCTGCAAACAATTTCTATGAATTACAAAGGTTTTTTTTGTAATCTCCCTTATAACTCTAAATTgggaagacaaaaaaagaagcaCTAACCTCATCGGCCTCTGGGTCAGTTGGATGGTTAGCTGCTTCAATAATGAATTTGGCTTTGATTTCATTTGCATTTTCCCTTCAGTCAGGCAATTATCAACATTAATTAATACccaaaatagaaaattagttAATCTTGATAATTATTTGGAAACAAGATATCTGTAAAACCTATGGGTAGGAAAAGAACCTGTTGATGACACCTCCAAGAGCAGCAGGGATGAGAACGTCACAGTCTTCAACTAATATTGACTTGGGATCAATTGGATCACCTCCATTGAAGCCTCTGACTCCTCTGTTTTCTTTGACATGGTTGAGTAGCCTTGGGATATCAATTCCTTTGCTGTTTTTTATGGCTCCAGTGATGTCACTTACAGCAACAATCTTCCCACCATTCTCACTGATCAGCTGGGCAGCCCAGGACCCCACATTTCCAAATCCCTGAAAACAAATATATCTTGATGGCTTAGATGATGACAAACTTCTACATGGGCATCATTCGACAGCATAAGTAGTATGGTATGGAAGGTGCACCTGTATGACAAACCGCTGTCCATGAATGCTCTTCCCGTACTCATTGAGAAGAGCCTCTGTTGCAAAGAGCACACCTCTTCCTGTTGCTGCATCTCTGCCTAGAGATCCACCAAGGTCCTaatttataaaaagtaaaagaaagaaagaaaaaacttagGAAATTGAAATCACACGCAAGACCAAATTCTATGGAAATCAGTGATTTCATGTCAGTACAAACTTCAAAAATCTTCAACTCCAAAATCTCCTCTTGGTCAGAAGAAGAAACTTCAAACTTGAGTTCATATCATCAGCCAAGTTGGAAATCTATAAGAATCATAGCTACAATTGGATGcagagatgattttttttttttttttttttttttttttttttttttttttttccatttatatatatacacacttacAATAGGTTTTCCAGTCACTACTGCAGGTGAGTAGCCATGGAATTTGGAGTACTCATCTAGTATCCATGCCATGGTCTGTGGGCCTGTTCCCATATCAGGAGCTGGAACATCTGTGTGAATTCCAATAAGATCGTGTATCTTTTGGGTGAAAACTCTGGTAAGTCTTTCTAGCTCAGAGATGCTTAAATCCCCTGGATTACATCCTATTCCCCCCTTCGCCCCACCATATGGGATATTTGCCACTGCTGTCTTCCAAGTCATCAACTGTGCTAAAGCATTCACTTCATCTGGGTCAACCTGTTTCACCCATATATAAAATCATCAAGTTGAAACCCAAAATAGGCAAGCGAGTAGCAAAGCCTAGTGATTGTTGGAGAAActtcaaaaagaagaaagattccAAACATCTGAAATGTAAACAACCTCTGGGTGGTATCTGATTCCTCCCTTCATGGGGCCTCTGGCATTGTCATGCTGGACCCTGAACCCAACGAAAGATGCCAGAGTGCCATCATCTTTGGGTATGGTACACTCGACCTGTTTTGCTCAAAAACAGTAAAAGAAGCAGAGTCAAATAAGGGAAAACTGAGCAACTCATTTGAATCTTATATCCTGCTTGATTGGTGCAGAGAAATGCTACACCAATCATACTACTGATGAATATGAAAATGTTCTTGGATTCTCTTGAGCCCTTTTGTATGTTTTTAACAGTATAACAACGACATTCAGAAAGAAACACATGTAACATCAAAGTAAAAATGCAGTGGAAGAGAATGTAAAGAACTTTAATGATCACCTTGATTTCCCTGAAGGGAATTAACAAACTTCTTTCGAGCTTAGAGTCCAAACCCAAAAGCCGAGCGGCCAGCTTAAAGTTCCTATTGGTTGCCACTAAAGCGTTCATGATTCTGTGAATTCTGTCTCTCTGATCTCTTGCAGATGCAAGTAAGGAAGATAGATCAATTTAAGTCACATTTCTCATTAGAACAagcaatatatatgtatatatatataacagtcAGCCCAAGTCAATATTAAACAACAATCAACAGTATATTAATAGAATATGTAAGAAAGATAAGATCAGAAGCTTAATTGTTCACTTCAATCTGCATAATGAAATGAGTTTGATTCTAAATTACGAACAAAATTACTAGGAAAGTGACCataaattgttaattaatttgcaGGCAAGTATCACATGCAATGTTTCTACAATCTTACCAATACAACatgtaagaaaaatataataagtatttaATTTATTCAGTCTAAGCCAAATATTATTAACCTATTTGGTCTTTCTTGGTCTgcatcaaaatttcaaattatttcgCAGAGTGCAAAGCATGGCAACGTTTGTGCCTTACGATTATAAAATGCATTGGCTTTCTCGCCGGCCAGTTGTTCACACTCCCAAGAGTCCAAGCTAAGACagttttttaaaatctaatatGGATCATAAAATGAGTCATTTTCATTCATATTCGATCGAAGCCAGTAAATCCTCAACCATAGTTTTTCTATATACATTTTGTGCATCTTATAATTAGTATTACCAATTATTCTGTTAAAAAGATTTAGATCGAAATCTTAAGAGACTGGTGTGTAATTGTTCTGAAACTACCAACAATGGAACCAGAACAGATTGAGCCCAAGCCAGCATTACCACTCTTAAGTTATgacaaaaaacatatataaaaaataatgggATAAGGTTGTGTTTCACTTAAAATAGAATGAACAAGCGAATTGCTGACTCATTCTGAGTTGATGATTGCTATCTTGCAGCTGgagattaattaatataatcatcatcaagatataaatataattatggTTAGAATCCCATATTATGTGGCACACAGAAAACGTGAAGTTGTGATTATATTACGCCCATATGCTGgatatatatgtaatatgagGGCGTAATATAATGGATAATACTAGAAACGTGACCTGTATTTGAGCCTAAAAAATGATCAGAAGCACAAGGCATTCATAGGgttatttaacaattttttttttcaagaaaaagaaaatttgaccTTTCAAACCGCTCGACTTGCCTATCCTAATTGCTCGTTATGTTTGACGGGAATATGGGGCAATGAGTTGTCCGTTTTGCATGTAATACAATCGGTTCATGTGGGAGAGCACCCGAACTCTACTTAATTAAGCAAGAGCTTAGACACCTGTTTGGACCAACCTGATGATGAGGCCCACTCAGAACAGCTCATTACACCAGATTCAAATCTCATTGTATTGTATGAGCCAGTGTCGGTTCAAAAGCAGGGGGATATGGACTGACCAAAACATGCCCCACCGATCAGAGGACTGCTGATGTGGCAGGAAGCAAAGACACATGTACAGGCAACACATAACACTTGTAATAGTGTCTACATTCTAATCCATGAACAGTGCCCAAAAAACAGGATATTTAAATAGATGCAAGAAATACAAAAGCCCCCAAAGGTCACAAATCCCAGGAGTCTGGCCTTAGTATTAGACAGCCAAAAGTGTCCACTAAAGGCCACAAACCAAAAGGCTCTTTGTCTTTCTCTCTGTTTGAGTTTGAGTAGGAAAGAGATCTCTAGAATCATGCTGTCCAGATAGCTAAGTAATTTCAGCGgtaaatgtaagaaatttttttatggaaacTCATTTGTCCGAACGTTTCTTAAACAGCCCGCCATCCTATTTGGATAAACATGTTTCATATGGATTCTTTTACATCGCTGTCTAAATTGATAGCAATGCATACAACAAACTGTTGAAGATTCGGACCCGTTTAGATAAAACTTTCcttgaaaaagacaaaaagattatGAAGCTTAAATACgtgaaaattcaaataaaagtagagaaaacaatgaccaaaatatatgtataaGTAGTTCCATACCGATGGAGATAAGAGGGAGTATGATTTCAACCTCCTAATTGAATTCAGCAGCAAAAAGAAGAGATTGATCCTGGAGTTGTGAAGCGAGGGCTAGCAAGCAAGATAATATAGGTACCGAATCTAggaatatttatatatgtataagtatgtatatatatctatatagaTAGATAGTAGGAATGAGAATCGAATTCCTGAGGAATCCAAGCTCCAAATGGCAAATACCCTGCAAATAAAACCCAGAATCTTGCAGACATATATAAAGAGAAGAGTGGAAGGGATGTGACGGGATCACATCAACGTCATCCAACATGCTTTGTTTCTAAAAAAGAATAAGATACCCTTTACCACACACTAAGAATCAAACTCACCTTCCATTAACCATGTCACTtgtctctcacacacacaacTTTCTCAATTggtcaagagagagagagtgagagggagaatAATCAGACGTGGACACGCAAAACACTAGCTATAGGCACAAATGGTTCTAAAGTACGTGCAATCCAACGCGATTCCCATACCATACAGCCATTCTTTTTCCATACATAAATAATGAAGCCCAATTATTAACTAGTTTCTATTATAATTGTTGTGTCATGGATCAGTTGAGTTGGGCCCAATAAACGATTTCTTGGCCCATCCTTAGAGCTCGGTCATTTTTTACTGTTCACCATGTTTACACTCGATTATTTTAGGCCCACTTAAGCCCAGTATATAACGCTCGGTAAGCCGAGCCTTCCATGAATATGGAGTCTCGGGAAGCACTCTCGGAATATTAGATATATCTGCATAAAATGTCTTATTTACTGTTCCCTAATATATTGTTGACATGTGGACCCCCGGTAAAgtccacagtgttagatgaaTAGCTGCAACCCGATACCTATAAAAGGAGGGTTCCCTCCCACTAtttcggtaacttctttttaccctaaaaaattgaatatattgcATATCCTTTATCTCACCCGTAAtcatcaatattatttttttcttaaacactgtgactaacttaggcatcagagcttTTCCCGGCCGGACAACGCTGGCAGCTTTGAtccattttctctgtttttcatatCCAGTTAATTCTTCAGTTATCAAGTCTTCCACAGGGCCCATTTCatgtcatcattcggaaaactgctcAAACAATAATCATTTCTTCATCCTTCATTTCActcttaatatttttctaaagaCCGAGATTTTCGGTGATTTTGTTGTCTCGTATATTTTAAATCATAATGAAGATTTTCTTATATTTGCTTTCCAAATTGCTGGGAATTCAAATCTTAATTTGTCAGTCTCAACTATTTATGTGAGAGAGCATTGATTGGTTTATAATTTAAATCTTTGCTTTTTCGGGTGTCGTCGCTCGTCAGCCAAAAAGATTACACAAATATCTGAAAAAgctaaagcaaaaaagaaaaaaacttgatTAATGGTGATGTGTGGTTTAGATGACGACAATTTATTGATCAACTTGTCTTGTTGAAATTGTGTAACAATTTCCCTTTACTTACGGGTACGTCATTCtcacaaaaatataaacaaataaataaatggccTAAATTAAGCTATAGGTAGGccttagaaaataatatatatatataacaatgtaATTAAATCTTTTTGATTGTGAAAGGGCAGTCCGCCAAcctcaaaataattaaatgggttCTGACTGAccacttttttaaaatgattgatCACTCAATCAAAAGGTAAAACGGTGGTCAACCACTCTTCAAGGCCCTAAATAATGGCCAACCGTCTCAAGGAATTATCCggtcatctctttttttttaacattttttaataattaatgggGATCAATTCAGACCGTTCATTTCACAAATTGCAGGCAAGCAATGCAATTTAAGAGAATTGCATACAGCTGCAAATCTCCCAGAGTTATAGGAGATTCCTTATCCGTATTCATCACATTGGTGGCCTTTCCATGATgggatttttaattttcattcttcttttttgacCGCTCGAATGACATGTTTTTGTCTAAAATCAAAGTGGATTTCATTGTCTACTTTAGAAACAGAGAAACATCACTCAAGTAtgaagagaaaatgataattCTCACTAAAGCCAAAATAATATCCCCTTTTTTTCTTATGCTagtgcgaaaaaaaaaaaggttcaattATACATATAGACTAATATAAGCTTAATCTTTACAACTTTAAGTCGGTTTATTGGCTCAATAAGGTTCAATTGGTAATGTTAAATCACTTgtaattatctcaaaagtttaaatttgaaatattcaattcaaattaagggtaaattgcAAAGTAaatgttcaaattttttatatttattctgatactatgttaaataactagttattcaaaaagtttaagttgatagaaaatgattaatttaatcattaaattaatatcGTAATTAACGAGTAATAAACTTTCAAGGTTGATAATAATTAAGTGGTAAATATATTCATTGTTCTAGTTTAATACTTGGATATGAATCTTCCATTAATGTTGTGATAGGATGAGGATATTGTCACAATGAATATATTTAGGTTTATGTTACCTATCACAATGAAGCTGAGtcaattagaaaagaaaaaaaatccgtCACTTCAATTATTAATACGATGGATTCCGATACCTCATCCATGTGTCATATACACACTACCAAAATTGAGGAACTTGGACAAAAGTCCGACCATCAATATCTAAATCCAACTCTTTTGCATGGATGTGGATTATTGTCTTACTCATACTCAACCTTATGACTCTCATCACTTCATCATTAATTCTTGTGTTGTGGGGGGCAAGGAGGGGTGGAGGATGCATGTGGGTGGATAGTCATGACCCATGCATCACAATTATAACTCACTTTCGCATGCCGTGCCCATGGTTTTTTATTGTA
Above is a genomic segment from Corylus avellana chromosome ca9, CavTom2PMs-1.0 containing:
- the LOC132192014 gene encoding glutamate dehydrogenase 1, which produces MNALVATNRNFKLAARLLGLDSKLERSLLIPFREIKVECTIPKDDGTLASFVGFRVQHDNARGPMKGGIRYHPEVDPDEVNALAQLMTWKTAVANIPYGGAKGGIGCNPGDLSISELERLTRVFTQKIHDLIGIHTDVPAPDMGTGPQTMAWILDEYSKFHGYSPAVVTGKPIDLGGSLGRDAATGRGVLFATEALLNEYGKSIHGQRFVIQGFGNVGSWAAQLISENGGKIVAVSDITGAIKNSKGIDIPRLLNHVKENRGVRGFNGGDPIDPKSILVEDCDVLIPAALGGVINRENANEIKAKFIIEAANHPTDPEADEILSKKGVVILPDIYANSGGVTVSYFEWVQNIQGFMWDEEKVNNELKTYMTKGFKDVKEMCKAHNCDLRMGAFTLGVNRVARATVLRGWEA